AGCTCGAGGTGGAGGCCTCGGCCATCGACGAGTACGGCCATGCCAACAATGCCGCGTACCTGCGCTGGGTCGAGCAGGTGAGCTGGGCGCATTCGCGGCATCTGGGTCTCGACCTGGCGCGCTATCGGGAACTGGACCGTGCCATGGCCGTGCATCGCCACGAGCTCGACTACCTGGCACCCGCCTTCGAGGGGGAGCGCCTTGCGCTGGCCACCTGGATCGTAGGCTGCGACGGTCGCCTGACCCTGACCCGGCGCTTCCAGCTCGTCCGACCCGCC
This portion of the Billgrantia sulfidoxydans genome encodes:
- a CDS encoding acyl-CoA thioesterase; protein product: MSQEWDLPDPYVIELEVEASAIDEYGHANNAAYLRWVEQVSWAHSRHLGLDLARYRELDRAMAVHRHELDYLAPAFEGERLALATWIVGCDGRLTLTRRFQLVRPADGRTLLRARTRFACIELTTGRPRRLPVEYVAIYGGALIAE